The following are encoded together in the Nocardioides okcheonensis genome:
- a CDS encoding cell division protein PerM — translation MTSLLTRPDTARTDPARPRPLVLIATLGGVLAAAGPLVVLLAAGVIGWFATDAGVHGAPRDGMRMGALAWLAGHGSGLTVLGVRVTIVPLGITAIAAWSMWRFGHRVGDSLSGHGPDADRISDGERDLTVPTAVALFFAGYAVVAVVVATLAAGATADPSVPRVLGWTVLLTATVAAPAIATGSGRAAIWAAQVPVALRAATAVAVALLVRLVVLGGLLVLLALALSFDDAATMTARLHPSPGESALYALVNAAFLPNASLFAGSWLLGPGFAVGGATVVSPAAVVLGPLPVFPLLAALPAVGTPPGWMGASMAVVPLVSAVVAHRTLRTRLLTWDRTVLAGCGGGLAAGLALAVLAALSGGAAGPGRMRFVGPFVPDVLVHAVTACGVGALLGSALLALLRWRAAAAHGSTDDADADAASTTAAPAED, via the coding sequence ATGACGTCGCTGCTCACCCGTCCGGACACCGCGAGGACCGACCCTGCCCGCCCCCGCCCGCTGGTGCTGATCGCCACGCTGGGTGGGGTGCTGGCCGCCGCCGGTCCGCTGGTCGTGCTGCTCGCGGCCGGGGTGATCGGCTGGTTCGCCACCGACGCGGGCGTGCACGGCGCACCGCGCGACGGGATGCGGATGGGCGCGCTCGCCTGGCTCGCCGGCCACGGCTCGGGGCTGACCGTGCTCGGCGTCCGGGTGACCATCGTGCCGCTCGGCATCACCGCGATCGCGGCGTGGTCGATGTGGCGCTTCGGCCACCGCGTGGGCGACTCGCTCTCCGGCCACGGGCCCGACGCCGACCGGATCTCCGACGGCGAGCGGGACCTGACGGTCCCGACCGCGGTCGCCCTCTTCTTCGCCGGGTACGCCGTCGTGGCGGTGGTGGTCGCGACGCTCGCGGCCGGCGCCACGGCGGACCCGTCCGTGCCACGGGTGCTCGGCTGGACCGTCCTCCTCACCGCCACCGTCGCCGCTCCGGCCATCGCGACCGGCTCGGGGCGCGCCGCGATCTGGGCCGCCCAGGTGCCGGTGGCGCTGCGCGCCGCCACGGCGGTCGCGGTCGCCCTGCTGGTCCGGCTGGTCGTGCTCGGCGGCCTGCTCGTGCTGCTCGCCCTCGCGCTCTCCTTCGACGACGCGGCCACGATGACCGCCCGGCTGCACCCCAGCCCGGGCGAGTCCGCCCTCTACGCGCTCGTCAACGCCGCGTTCCTGCCCAACGCCTCCCTCTTCGCCGGCTCCTGGCTGCTCGGCCCCGGCTTCGCCGTCGGCGGCGCCACCGTCGTGTCCCCGGCCGCGGTCGTGCTCGGGCCGCTGCCGGTCTTCCCGCTGCTGGCGGCCCTGCCCGCGGTCGGCACCCCGCCGGGCTGGATGGGCGCCTCGATGGCGGTGGTGCCGCTCGTCTCCGCGGTCGTCGCCCACCGGACGCTGCGCACCCGCCTGCTCACCTGGGACCGGACCGTCCTCGCCGGCTGCGGCGGCGGGCTGGCCGCCGGCCTCGCGCTCGCGGTGCTGGCGGCGCTGTCCGGCGGTGCCGCCGGGCCGGGACGGATGCGCTTCGTCGGGCCGTTCGTGCCCGACGTCCTGGTCCACGCGGTCACCGCGTGCGGGGTCGGCGCGCTGCTCGGTTCGGCGCTGCTCGCGCTGCTGCGGTGGCGGGCCGCCGCCGCGCACGGGTCCACCGACGACGCCGACGCCGACGCGGCGTCGACGACCGCTGCTCCCGCCGAGGACTGA
- the purN gene encoding phosphoribosylglycinamide formyltransferase yields MAHVPGSQPARLVVLVSGSGTNLQALLDACADPAYGARVVAVGADRDDIEGIARAERAGVPTFVRKVSDFETREGWDASLATVVERFEPDLVVSAGFMKLLAQDFLDRFLTLNTHPALCPAFPGMHGPRDALEHGVKVTGATLFVVDAGVDTGPIVAQVPVDVREDDDVASLHERIKAAERAMLVDAVGRIAREGVAVEGRRVRIGAPAR; encoded by the coding sequence GTGGCACACGTCCCCGGCTCCCAGCCCGCCCGCCTCGTCGTCCTGGTGTCCGGGTCGGGCACCAACCTCCAGGCACTCCTCGACGCCTGCGCCGACCCGGCCTACGGCGCACGCGTCGTCGCCGTCGGCGCCGACCGCGACGACATCGAGGGGATCGCGCGCGCCGAGCGGGCCGGGGTGCCGACGTTCGTCCGGAAGGTGTCGGACTTCGAGACCCGCGAGGGCTGGGACGCCTCCCTGGCGACGGTGGTCGAGCGCTTCGAGCCCGACCTCGTCGTCTCCGCGGGGTTCATGAAGCTCCTCGCCCAGGACTTCCTCGACCGGTTCCTCACCCTCAACACCCACCCCGCGCTGTGCCCGGCCTTCCCCGGGATGCACGGCCCGCGCGACGCCCTCGAGCACGGCGTCAAGGTCACCGGCGCCACGCTGTTCGTGGTCGACGCCGGCGTCGACACCGGCCCGATCGTCGCGCAGGTGCCGGTCGACGTGCGCGAGGACGACGACGTCGCGTCGCTGCACGAGCGGATCAAGGCGGCCGAGCGCGCCATGCTCGTCGACGCCGTCGGCCGGATCGCCCGCGAGGGCGTCGCGGTCGAGGGCCGCCGGGTTCGCATCGGCGCCCCGGCTCGGTAG
- a CDS encoding YibE/F family protein codes for MGAGHSHVPGDSSLGPAPRHLRVLMSALVGPLVLATLVGLFVLWPSGDLELTTPGADVQRGTARVESIGACQRDSDGCRAALVELLSGPGAPGEDLVILPYGPGAPEVAPGDRIIVSHAPSAPEGEQYAFQDFDRGRPLLTLTVLFAAGVLLLSRWRGIGSLVSLAFTLVLIAVFTLPAIMEGSSPLVVAVVTAAASMVVTLYLSHGFTVRSTVAMLGTLVSLVVIGGLGWAFTTVGHFTGLVGEDSQYISTIAAQVDLRGLLLAGLVIGALGVLDDVTVTQTWAVWELADVDPHATTRSLFVRAMRIGRSHVASTVNTLVLAYVGATLPLMLVFSALELPFGVAVSQEVVAQEVVRGLVGGLGIVAAVPVTTAIAALVAGLLVRGRGAGTTGGSHRA; via the coding sequence GTGGGAGCAGGCCACAGCCACGTCCCGGGCGACTCCTCGCTCGGGCCCGCGCCCCGTCACCTCCGGGTGCTGATGTCCGCGCTGGTCGGACCACTCGTCCTGGCCACCCTCGTCGGGCTCTTCGTGCTCTGGCCCTCGGGCGACCTCGAGCTCACCACGCCCGGGGCAGACGTCCAGCGCGGCACGGCCCGCGTCGAGTCGATCGGCGCCTGCCAGCGCGACTCCGACGGCTGCCGGGCGGCCCTCGTCGAGCTGCTCAGCGGCCCCGGCGCACCGGGGGAGGACCTGGTGATCCTGCCCTACGGCCCCGGGGCTCCCGAGGTGGCGCCCGGCGACCGGATCATCGTGTCCCACGCCCCGTCCGCGCCCGAGGGGGAGCAGTACGCCTTCCAGGACTTCGACCGCGGACGGCCGCTGCTCACCCTGACGGTGCTGTTCGCGGCCGGCGTGCTGCTGCTCTCGCGCTGGCGCGGCATCGGGTCGCTGGTCAGCCTCGCGTTCACGCTGGTGCTGATCGCGGTATTCACGTTGCCCGCGATCATGGAGGGGTCGTCGCCGCTCGTGGTCGCGGTGGTCACCGCGGCGGCCAGCATGGTCGTCACGCTCTACCTCTCCCACGGCTTCACCGTGCGCTCCACGGTGGCGATGCTCGGCACCCTCGTGTCCCTGGTGGTGATCGGCGGGCTCGGCTGGGCGTTCACGACGGTCGGCCACTTCACCGGCCTGGTCGGCGAGGACAGCCAGTACATCTCCACCATCGCCGCCCAGGTCGACCTCCGCGGCCTGCTGCTCGCGGGGCTGGTCATCGGCGCGCTCGGCGTCCTCGACGACGTCACCGTCACCCAGACGTGGGCGGTCTGGGAGCTGGCCGACGTCGACCCGCACGCCACGACCCGGTCGCTGTTCGTGCGCGCGATGCGGATCGGTCGCTCCCACGTCGCCTCGACCGTCAACACGCTCGTCCTCGCCTACGTCGGGGCCACGCTCCCGCTGATGCTGGTGTTCTCGGCGCTCGAGCTGCCGTTCGGCGTCGCGGTCAGCCAGGAGGTGGTGGCCCAGGAGGTCGTCCGCGGCCTGGTCGGCGGGCTCGGGATCGTCGCCGCGGTGCCGGTCACCACGGCGATCGCGGCGCTCGTCGCGGGCCTGCTCGTCCGCGGGCGCGGCGCCGGGACGACCGGCGGGTCGCACCGCGCCTAG
- the sucD gene encoding succinate--CoA ligase subunit alpha: MSIYLNKDSKVIVQGMTGGMGAKHTTLMVESGANIVGGVNARKAGTTVELGGKELPVFGTVEEAMKETGADVSVAFVPPAFTKDACIEAIDAEIPLLVVITEGVPVLDTAEVVQYLEGKKTRMIGPNCPGIITPEESLAGITPHTIAGKGPIGLVSKSGTLTYQMMYELKDFGFTTAIGIGGDPIIGTTHIDALEAFENDPETKAIVMIGEIGGDAEERAAAYIKEHVTKPVVGYVAGFTAPEGKTMGHAGAIVSGSSGTAQAKKEALEAAGVKVGKTPSETAALMREVLQKL; the protein is encoded by the coding sequence ATGAGCATCTACCTCAACAAGGACAGCAAGGTCATCGTCCAGGGCATGACGGGCGGGATGGGCGCGAAGCACACCACCCTCATGGTCGAGTCCGGCGCCAACATCGTCGGCGGCGTCAACGCCCGCAAGGCCGGCACCACCGTCGAGCTCGGCGGCAAGGAGCTGCCCGTCTTCGGCACCGTCGAGGAGGCGATGAAGGAGACCGGCGCCGACGTGTCCGTCGCCTTCGTGCCCCCGGCGTTCACCAAGGACGCCTGCATCGAGGCCATCGACGCCGAGATCCCGCTCCTCGTCGTGATCACCGAGGGCGTCCCGGTCCTCGACACCGCCGAGGTCGTGCAGTACCTCGAGGGCAAGAAGACCCGGATGATCGGCCCCAACTGCCCGGGCATCATCACCCCGGAGGAGTCCCTCGCCGGCATCACGCCGCACACCATCGCGGGCAAGGGCCCGATCGGCCTGGTGTCGAAGTCGGGCACGCTGACCTACCAGATGATGTACGAGCTGAAGGACTTCGGCTTCACCACCGCCATCGGCATCGGCGGCGACCCGATCATCGGCACCACCCACATCGACGCCCTCGAGGCCTTCGAGAACGACCCGGAGACCAAGGCGATCGTGATGATCGGCGAGATCGGCGGCGACGCCGAGGAGCGCGCGGCGGCCTACATCAAGGAGCACGTGACCAAGCCGGTCGTCGGCTACGTCGCCGGCTTCACCGCTCCCGAGGGCAAGACCATGGGCCACGCCGGCGCCATCGTGTCGGGCTCCTCGGGCACCGCGCAGGCCAAGAAGGAGGCCCTCGAGGCCGCCGGGGTCAAGGTCGGCAAGACGCCGTCCGAGACGGCCGCGCTGATGCGCGAGGTCCTGCAGAAGCTCTGA
- a CDS encoding SigE family RNA polymerase sigma factor translates to MRSPETFDAYYVETRTRLLHEAYALTGDAPAARAAVRDAFVVAWHHWRKVALLDDRDAYVRPLALRRARRRHTARIWHRDKALAPETRLTLDALAKLPARQRELLVLNGLSALSLSDMGREVGLPRAEVERELQTATSQFSLHRDVPTTEVSRLLHDLAEPLESVRWPRATAVRRAGAARRRTHTVIGAGLATAALVVSGSLVATGSGTEPTSLAEEKAGPGVTVHAPVDDTSGRPVLDEAALLGPAQTARFGRGLDWEETGTAATGPDGDLLAPCQREPVADPDGLAALARTWEGSSTRTARRGDGATGNRQRGQRTEVTSTAVQVVERSRDREAAGAAFETASLWFAGCADPRTQLLATRDVKRVGDVAREFRLRTWGRQPSTVSVALARTGDLLVTTVVSSRGKPVSDRDATTSLAAAVNALCGADGAGACAGRARTRTAPPLDLGTGSGMLSVVDLPPVTAVRGPWVGPDPTRARTNDAATRCDRTSFQAKGISRALTRTFLFPETRNAAQLGLTQTVGSMREAAAERFVEQVRTRIRQCGQANLGTSVTPLAATSRGDTEMQAWALSIELNDQQSFPFLMAIVRDGGAVSQLGFAPDRNMTMSRPDFVALARRVQERLATLDAS, encoded by the coding sequence ATGAGGAGCCCGGAGACCTTCGACGCCTACTACGTCGAGACGCGCACGCGACTCCTGCACGAGGCCTACGCCCTGACCGGCGACGCACCGGCGGCGCGGGCCGCGGTGCGGGACGCCTTCGTCGTGGCGTGGCACCACTGGCGCAAGGTCGCCCTCCTCGACGACCGCGACGCCTACGTCCGCCCGCTGGCGCTGCGCCGGGCGCGCCGTCGCCACACCGCGCGCATCTGGCACCGCGACAAGGCGCTCGCGCCCGAGACCCGGCTCACCCTCGACGCGCTGGCCAAGCTGCCGGCGCGCCAGCGCGAGCTGCTGGTGCTCAACGGGCTGTCCGCGCTGTCCCTGTCCGACATGGGCCGCGAGGTCGGCCTGCCCCGCGCCGAGGTGGAGCGCGAGCTGCAGACCGCGACCTCCCAGTTCTCGCTGCACCGCGACGTCCCGACCACCGAGGTCAGCCGCCTGCTGCACGACCTCGCCGAGCCGCTGGAGTCGGTCCGGTGGCCCCGCGCGACCGCCGTCCGGCGTGCCGGCGCGGCGCGACGGCGTACGCACACCGTCATCGGGGCCGGCCTGGCGACCGCTGCGCTGGTGGTCTCGGGGTCGCTGGTCGCCACCGGCTCCGGCACCGAGCCCACCAGCCTCGCCGAGGAGAAGGCGGGCCCGGGCGTCACGGTCCACGCCCCCGTCGACGACACGTCCGGGCGGCCCGTGCTCGACGAGGCCGCCCTGCTCGGGCCGGCCCAGACGGCCCGGTTCGGCCGGGGCCTGGACTGGGAGGAGACGGGCACCGCGGCCACCGGGCCCGACGGCGACCTGCTCGCACCCTGCCAGCGCGAGCCCGTCGCCGATCCCGACGGGCTCGCCGCCCTCGCCCGCACCTGGGAGGGCTCCTCCACGCGGACCGCGCGGCGGGGCGACGGCGCGACGGGCAACCGGCAGCGCGGGCAGCGGACCGAGGTGACGTCGACCGCCGTGCAGGTCGTCGAGCGCTCGCGCGACCGCGAGGCCGCCGGCGCCGCCTTCGAGACCGCCTCGCTGTGGTTCGCCGGCTGCGCCGACCCGCGGACCCAGCTCCTCGCGACCCGCGACGTGAAGCGGGTCGGCGACGTCGCGCGGGAGTTCCGGCTCCGCACCTGGGGCAGGCAGCCCTCCACCGTCTCGGTCGCCCTCGCCCGCACCGGCGACCTGCTCGTCACGACCGTCGTCAGCAGCCGCGGGAAGCCGGTCAGCGACAGGGACGCGACCACGTCGCTGGCCGCCGCCGTCAACGCGCTGTGCGGCGCCGACGGCGCGGGCGCCTGTGCCGGGCGGGCCCGCACCCGGACCGCTCCTCCGCTCGACCTCGGCACGGGCTCCGGGATGCTCTCGGTGGTCGACCTGCCGCCGGTGACGGCCGTGCGTGGCCCCTGGGTCGGCCCGGACCCGACGCGGGCCCGGACCAACGACGCCGCGACCCGGTGCGACCGCACCAGCTTCCAGGCCAAGGGCATCAGCAGGGCCCTGACCCGGACGTTCCTCTTCCCCGAGACCCGCAACGCCGCACAGCTCGGACTGACCCAGACGGTGGGCTCGATGCGCGAGGCCGCCGCCGAGAGGTTCGTCGAGCAGGTCCGCACCCGGATCCGGCAGTGCGGCCAGGCCAACCTCGGCACCTCGGTCACGCCGTTGGCCGCCACGTCGCGCGGTGACACCGAGATGCAGGCGTGGGCGCTGTCGATCGAGCTGAACGACCAGCAGTCCTTCCCGTTCCTGATGGCGATCGTGCGCGACGGCGGCGCGGTCTCCCAGCTCGGCTTCGCGCCCGACCGGAACATGACGATGTCGCGGCCCGACTTCGTCGCGCTCGCCCGGAGGGTCCAGGAGCGCCTCGCGACGCTCGACGCGTCCTGA